In Bacteroidota bacterium, a genomic segment contains:
- a CDS encoding bifunctional folylpolyglutamate synthase/dihydrofolate synthase, which translates to MNYKETLQYMYDALPMFHRIGSAAYKADLNNTIAICNLLKNPQDKFRSIHVAGTNGKGSTSHMLASILQSAGYKVGLYTSPHLKDFRERIKINGKMIPRKLVIDFVSRYRSDFDRIQPSFFEMTVGLAFDHFAKQKVDIAIIEVGLGGRLDSTNVITPLLSVITNINYDHQNLLGDTLAKIAAEKAGIIKPGIPVVIGETQAEVKSVFTKKAVDCNSRIFFADKFYKLKNYKQESKKGKLYLDADVYRRTKLIISGLRCELPGLYQLKNITTVLMAIDILTCPSPLAPRPLSSVPRPFNISFGHIYKGIANVVSQTGLRGRWQVLNEKPLVVTDTGHNEAGIKEVLKQIRATPHKKLHIVLGMVNDKDIKNILGLLPKGAAYYFCKPRIPRGLNEKELQQQAYRAGLKGLSYNSVKSAYKAARLAAAKTDMVFVGGSTFVVAEVV; encoded by the coding sequence ATGAATTACAAAGAAACCCTTCAATATATGTATGATGCTTTGCCCATGTTTCACCGCATTGGCAGCGCAGCTTATAAAGCGGATCTTAATAACACTATTGCCATTTGTAATTTGTTAAAAAATCCACAGGACAAGTTCAGGTCGATACATGTAGCGGGCACAAATGGTAAGGGTTCAACTTCTCACATGCTTGCCTCAATATTGCAAAGTGCAGGTTATAAAGTTGGCCTATATACTTCACCTCATCTGAAGGATTTTCGCGAGCGTATTAAGATCAATGGAAAAATGATCCCGCGAAAATTGGTTATAGATTTTGTTTCCAGATATCGGTCCGACTTTGATCGTATTCAGCCTTCCTTCTTCGAAATGACAGTAGGTTTGGCCTTCGATCATTTCGCGAAACAAAAAGTTGATATCGCAATAATTGAAGTAGGGTTGGGAGGAAGACTTGATTCAACAAATGTTATCACACCATTGTTATCGGTAATTACAAATATAAATTACGACCATCAGAACTTATTGGGTGATACTTTAGCAAAGATTGCTGCTGAAAAGGCCGGTATTATTAAGCCGGGCATCCCCGTTGTAATTGGTGAAACACAGGCAGAAGTAAAAAGTGTTTTTACAAAAAAAGCAGTTGATTGTAACTCCCGGATCTTTTTTGCCGACAAATTTTACAAACTCAAAAATTATAAACAGGAGAGTAAAAAAGGAAAACTATACCTCGATGCAGATGTTTATCGACGGACAAAATTAATTATCTCCGGTTTGAGATGTGAATTGCCGGGATTGTATCAACTTAAAAATATTACAACTGTTTTAATGGCAATAGATATCCTCACTTGTCCCTCGCCCCTCGCCCCTCGTCCCTTGTCTTCCGTCCCTCGTCCCTTTAACATAAGTTTTGGACATATTTATAAAGGGATTGCTAATGTTGTTTCACAAACAGGTTTGCGCGGCCGATGGCAGGTGCTTAATGAGAAACCTTTGGTAGTTACCGATACTGGCCATAATGAAGCCGGTATTAAAGAAGTATTGAAGCAAATAAGGGCCACACCTCATAAAAAGCTGCATATAGTTTTGGGAATGGTAAATGATAAGGACATTAAAAATATACTCGGCCTATTACCCAAAGGGGCGGCGTACTACTTTTGTAAACCCCGTATTCCTCGCGGACTTAATGAAAAGGAATTGCAACAACAAGCGTATCGGGCAGGGCTAAAAGGTTTATCCTATAATTCGGTGAAAAGTGCCTATAAAGCCGCACGACTCGCGGCCGCTAAAACTGATATGGTGTTTGTAGGCGGCAGTACTTTTGTAGTCGCTGAAGTAGTTTAA
- a CDS encoding YceH family protein — protein MEPQKPIVILDPTEIRVLGSLIEKSKITPDHYPVTVNALTLACNQKSSRNPIVQYDEETVVLALNNLKRKGLISTATGAGSRALKYKHNFAIVYPVNPADLAVLCLLFLRGPLTPGEINSNSARLYEFDSLEEVLQVLEKLSQGDTPFIKQLPRRAGKKEQRFIHLFGEVQQETDEEIQEDHENANTNNLESRIETLEKELSELKSAFEKLLKEWTG, from the coding sequence ATGGAACCTCAAAAACCAATTGTCATTCTGGATCCAACAGAAATCAGGGTCTTAGGGTCACTGATCGAAAAAAGTAAAATAACTCCTGATCATTATCCGGTAACCGTAAATGCTCTTACTTTAGCCTGTAATCAAAAGTCTTCCCGCAACCCAATTGTACAGTATGATGAGGAAACCGTGGTCCTGGCATTAAACAACTTAAAAAGAAAAGGTCTTATCTCTACCGCTACAGGTGCAGGAAGTCGTGCCTTGAAATACAAACACAATTTTGCCATTGTATACCCGGTTAATCCTGCTGATCTGGCCGTTCTATGTCTTTTATTTTTAAGAGGTCCCTTAACACCTGGCGAAATAAATTCGAATTCTGCAAGATTATACGAATTTGATTCCCTTGAAGAAGTCTTACAGGTATTGGAAAAGCTTTCACAGGGCGACACTCCCTTCATTAAACAATTACCCCGACGCGCCGGCAAAAAAGAGCAACGGTTTATTCATTTGTTCGGTGAAGTTCAGCAGGAGACTGATGAGGAAATACAGGAAGATCACGAAAACGCAAACACAAACAACCTTGAAAGCCGCATAGAAACTCTTGAAAAAGAATTATCAGAATTAAAATCTGCTTTTGAAAAACTTTTAAAAGAATGGACCGGCTGA
- a CDS encoding STAS/SEC14 domain-containing protein, with the protein MKAVQGLEIIRTRNSEIWLDEEGILRLKPIKGGDIDLDEARACFEVYKKLGCDKKKVLQLIDASEGAAITHEGREYASQHGRYYFIASAIVGTSLAVRLIVNFFNSFYKQPVPFKLFSNEEDALKWLRSFRK; encoded by the coding sequence ATGAAAGCAGTTCAAGGTCTTGAGATAATAAGAACCCGTAATTCCGAAATATGGTTGGACGAAGAGGGCATCCTGAGATTAAAGCCAATTAAGGGTGGAGATATTGACCTGGACGAAGCCAGGGCTTGTTTCGAGGTATACAAAAAATTAGGGTGTGATAAAAAGAAAGTGCTTCAATTGATTGATGCGAGTGAAGGTGCCGCAATAACGCATGAAGGGAGGGAGTATGCATCTCAACATGGCCGGTATTATTTTATTGCATCCGCAATAGTCGGCACCTCTTTAGCCGTCCGGCTAATTGTAAATTTTTTCAATTCCTTTTATAAGCAGCCGGTTCCGTTTAAACTTTTTTCTAATGAGGAGGACGCATTGAAGTGGTTAAGAAGTTTCAGGAAATAA
- a CDS encoding class I SAM-dependent methyltransferase, whose translation MSKIRTGISYFKYLLRAQTKHDVHSPFVFNLLTTVIQNNELYYLYGSIEKLRNELLNDPVEVQVTDLGAGSVVLKTGTRKISDITRHSLKSAKYSQLLFRLVNHFKPNTILELGTSLGITTLYMAIASSQTRVVSIEGSKTIAQYAKQNFEKLNIKNIQLTVGNFDDVLQSRLNELKHVDLVFFDGNHRKEPTLRYFGQCLQCAHNDSVFIFDDIHWSVEMEQAWEYIKKHDRVTLTVDLFFIGIVFFRKEQVKEHFVLRY comes from the coding sequence ATGAGCAAGATCAGAACAGGAATTTCCTATTTTAAATACCTGCTTCGTGCCCAGACAAAGCACGATGTGCATTCCCCATTTGTGTTTAATTTACTTACTACTGTTATTCAAAACAATGAATTATATTATTTGTATGGGTCAATTGAAAAACTAAGAAATGAACTGTTGAATGATCCTGTGGAAGTACAGGTAACAGACCTTGGTGCAGGATCTGTAGTCTTAAAAACAGGCACACGAAAAATAAGTGACATCACGAGACATTCGTTAAAATCTGCTAAATACAGTCAGTTATTATTTCGCCTGGTCAATCATTTTAAACCCAATACAATTTTGGAATTGGGCACTTCTTTGGGTATTACAACATTATATATGGCTATAGCCAGCAGTCAAACCAGGGTGGTAAGTATTGAAGGCAGCAAAACCATCGCTCAATATGCAAAACAGAATTTTGAAAAATTGAACATAAAAAATATTCAATTGACAGTTGGGAATTTTGATGATGTATTGCAATCCCGGTTAAATGAATTAAAACACGTCGATCTTGTTTTTTTTGATGGTAATCATCGCAAGGAACCCACGCTTCGTTATTTCGGGCAGTGTCTTCAATGTGCGCATAACGATTCGGTTTTTATTTTTGATGACATTCATTGGTCAGTTGAAATGGAACAAGCCTGGGAGTATATTAAAAAGCATGACCGGGTAACACTAACGGTGGACTTATTTTTTATAGGAATAGTTTTTTTCAGAAAAGAACAAGTGAAAGAACATTTTGTGCTGCGTTATTAG
- a CDS encoding ABC transporter ATP-binding protein — protein MIELKNIARTYRVGSETIHALRSVTLDISKNEYVALMGPSGSGKSTLMNVLGCLDTPSDGEYMLNNIAVSKMSDNNLAEVRNKEIGFVFQSFNLLPRYSALENVILPLVYAGMPKAEREERGKLVLEQVGLTERMDHKPNELSGGQKQRVAIARALVNNPAIILADEPTGNLDSKTSIEIMGLFEEIHKHGNTIIIVTHEEDIAQYAHRIVRLKDGLVELDKQNENIRSVLKATV, from the coding sequence ATAATTGAGCTTAAGAATATTGCCCGTACTTACCGGGTTGGTTCCGAAACGATCCATGCCTTACGTTCTGTTACACTCGATATTTCAAAGAACGAGTATGTGGCGTTAATGGGGCCTTCCGGTTCTGGAAAATCAACTTTAATGAATGTGCTTGGGTGCCTGGATACTCCAAGCGACGGGGAATATATGCTCAATAATATTGCTGTTTCTAAAATGAGCGATAACAACCTTGCCGAGGTTCGGAATAAAGAAATAGGATTTGTATTCCAGTCATTTAATTTATTACCGCGCTACTCAGCACTTGAAAATGTTATACTTCCACTGGTTTATGCGGGAATGCCTAAAGCCGAAAGAGAAGAGCGGGGTAAATTAGTGCTGGAACAGGTTGGCTTAACTGAGCGCATGGACCATAAACCGAATGAACTTTCAGGCGGACAAAAGCAGCGTGTCGCCATTGCAAGAGCTTTAGTGAACAATCCCGCCATCATATTGGCCGATGAACCAACCGGTAATCTCGATTCAAAAACATCCATTGAGATCATGGGATTATTTGAGGAAATTCATAAACATGGTAACACCATCATAATTGTAACCCACGAAGAAGATATCGCCCAATATGCCCATCGCATAGTTCGTTTAAAGGATGGCCTTGTTGAATTAGATAAACAGAATGAAAACATCCGTAGCGTTCTGAAAGCTACAGTATAG